One part of the Candidatus Borreliella tachyglossi genome encodes these proteins:
- a CDS encoding HAD-IIB family hydrolase: MNKIFITDLDGTLFDRKGALSDFSKYNLKELLKREDFNFTVATGRDFYLMRSPLRGFDFKIPLISHDGAYVAAIDQKEPLYVEDIEWDYLGSVYSYFKERNFSVFFKVIHDGEVFTVYDGVNNFLEHWYITLKQALCYTNIIKINKLNDISVYSALSATIIGFREEIDEIYLSMENYPELKISKYARIEFDDKISVIEVQSIHAEKINGIKFLANYLSISYKDIIYFGDSDNDISVFNENEIHKVTPQNGIDELKSKACEIIDYHYNDAVLKYILSNFK; this comes from the coding sequence TTGAATAAGATTTTTATTACGGATTTGGATGGTACATTATTTGATAGAAAAGGAGCTTTGTCAGATTTTTCTAAGTATAATTTAAAAGAACTCTTAAAACGAGAAGACTTTAACTTTACAGTTGCAACAGGTAGAGATTTTTATCTTATGAGATCACCATTAAGAGGATTTGATTTTAAAATTCCTTTAATTAGTCATGATGGTGCTTATGTTGCAGCTATTGATCAGAAAGAGCCTCTTTATGTGGAGGATATAGAGTGGGATTATCTTGGAAGTGTTTATTCTTATTTTAAGGAAAGAAACTTTTCTGTATTTTTTAAAGTAATACATGATGGAGAGGTTTTTACTGTTTATGATGGTGTTAATAATTTCTTAGAACATTGGTATATTACGTTGAAGCAAGCTTTATGCTATACGAATATTATTAAAATAAATAAATTAAATGATATCTCTGTATATAGTGCGCTATCTGCTACTATTATTGGTTTCCGAGAAGAGATTGACGAGATTTATTTGAGTATGGAAAATTATCCTGAACTTAAGATTTCTAAGTATGCACGAATAGAATTTGATGACAAAATAAGTGTTATTGAAGTTCAAAGTATTCATGCTGAGAAAATCAATGGCATTAAATTTTTGGCCAATTATTTATCTATCTCTTACAAAGATATTATTTATTTTGGAGATTCTGATAATGATATTTCTGTTTTTAACGAAAATGAAATTCATAAAGTTACGCCCCAAAATGGTATCGATGAGCTTAAGAGTAAGGCTTGTGAGATAATAGATTATCATTATAATGATGCTGTGTTGAAGTATATATTGAGTAACTTTAAATAA